From a region of the Bradyrhizobium sp. KBS0727 genome:
- a CDS encoding GrlR family regulatory protein: MKNGLYSIHMHMLDGVKGRDSGVLILRDGVLLGGGPHFWSTGSYTVGNGTWKGQLSTDQHTGFADPFVRPLFAGEAVASGFSGTFTEGAAEVFGTVLVGRRSLSFRATLKRLADA; this comes from the coding sequence ATGAAGAACGGGCTCTATTCGATCCACATGCATATGCTCGACGGGGTGAAGGGGCGCGACAGCGGCGTCCTGATCCTGCGTGACGGCGTGCTGCTCGGCGGAGGGCCGCACTTCTGGTCGACCGGCTCCTACACGGTCGGCAACGGCACCTGGAAGGGTCAGTTGAGCACCGATCAGCACACGGGTTTTGCCGACCCCTTCGTTCGTCCGCTGTTCGCCGGCGAGGCGGTCGCCAGCGGTTTTTCGGGGACCTTCACCGAAGGTGCGGCGGAGGTGTTCGGCACGGTTCTGGTCGGGCGTCGCAGCCTCAGTTTCCGCGCAACCTTGAAGCGCCTTGCCGATGCCTGA
- a CDS encoding putative quinol monooxygenase, with product MILVTGSIVAREDSFDEVLRSCIEHVERSCKEPGCISHDVHVDCQNPMRLFFYEQWADEAALRSHFAVEGSKAFVKSLKGRIVETSGTKIYRTEEIAR from the coding sequence ATGATTCTGGTTACCGGAAGTATTGTGGCGCGCGAGGATTCTTTCGACGAGGTGCTTCGTTCCTGCATCGAGCACGTCGAGCGCTCGTGCAAGGAGCCCGGCTGCATCTCGCATGACGTGCATGTCGACTGCCAGAACCCGATGCGATTGTTCTTCTACGAGCAATGGGCCGATGAGGCCGCGTTGCGCAGCCATTTCGCGGTCGAGGGATCGAAGGCGTTCGTGAAATCCCTCAAGGGCCGGATCGTCGAAACGTCGGGGACGAAGATCTATCGCACCGAAGAGATTGCAAGATAA